A window from Gossypium raimondii isolate GPD5lz chromosome 7, ASM2569854v1, whole genome shotgun sequence encodes these proteins:
- the LOC105763479 gene encoding uncharacterized protein LOC105763479 yields the protein MSNAWNQTRRMKRLAVGPMKTPEYNEWRNAELEKKIEQMEEEKMNLILDADVQKLEAERLRKGKTKAEEDLDSLKTDYKKLCLSMRTAGLGQTSEQWREKIQVEKNKTDRWERKFQEVQARNEALEKSLLENRKKKRRTK from the exons atgTCCAATGCATGGAACCAGACTCGTCGGATGAAAAGATTAGCAGTGGGTCCAATGAAAACTCCtgagtataatgaatg GAGAAATGcagaattagaaaagaagatagagcaaatggaagaagaaaagatgaacttGATATTAGATGCAGATGTTCAGAAACTCGAGGCAGAAAgattaagaaaagggaaaactaAAGCCGAAGAGGATCTAGATAGCTTGAAGACAGATTATAAGAAGCTGTGCTTATCGATGAGAACTGCCGGGTTGGGACAAACTTCAGAGCAGTGGCGTGAAAAGATTCAAGTAGAAAAGAATAAGACCGATAGATGGGAAAGGAAATTTCAAGAGGTCCAGGCACGAAATGAGGCTCTAGAGAAGAGTTTGTTAGagaatcgaaagaaaaaaaggcGAACTAAATGA